A section of the Rhipicephalus sanguineus isolate Rsan-2018 chromosome 11, BIME_Rsan_1.4, whole genome shotgun sequence genome encodes:
- the LOC119375151 gene encoding uncharacterized protein LOC119375151, protein MVNAQLMKLVDNVHTSGDRYRVDCIAEAAGHLVVRLPPYYCQLNRIELVWSDVKGFIAAANKTLKLQDVHTLLCQGIKQVTAEKWKRYVEHVIAQENEMRKLDHFIDDVVDSNAAVVITLEDETMSSSDLSCDEDHEM, encoded by the coding sequence ATGGTGAATGCGCAGCTCATGAAGCTTGTCGACAACGTACACACAAGCGGGGACCGATACCGTGTGGACTGCATTGCTGAGGCTGCTGGTCACCTCGTTGTGCGCCTACCTCCCTACTACTGCCAGCTTAACCGCATAGAGCTTGTTTGGAGTGACGTGAAGGGCTTCATAGCAGCGGCAAACAAGACGTTGAAGCTTCAAGACGTTCACACTCTACTATGCCAAGGAATTAAGCAAGTAACCGCTGAGAAGTGGAAGAGATATGTGGAGCATGTTATCGCCCaggaaaatgaaatgagaaaactgGACCACTTCATCGATGATGTTGTTGACTCCAATGCAGCTGTCGTAATCACCCTGGAGGACGAAACAATGAGCAGTTCAGATTTAAGTTGTGATGAGGACCATGAAATGTGA